A single window of Arvicanthis niloticus isolate mArvNil1 chromosome X, mArvNil1.pat.X, whole genome shotgun sequence DNA harbors:
- the LOC117694725 gene encoding putative G-protein coupled receptor 173, translated as MANTTGEPEEVSGTLSLPSASAYVKLVLLGLIMCVSLAGNAILSLLVLKERALHKAPYYFLLDLCLADGIRSAICFPFVLASVRHGSSWTFSALSCKIVAFMAVLFCFHAAFMLFCISVTRYMAIAHHRFYAKRMTLWTCAAVICMAWTLSVAMAFPPVFDVGTYKFIREEDQCIFEHRYFKANDTLGFMLMLAVLMAATHAVYGKLLLFEYRHRKMKPVQMVPAISQNWTFHGPGATGQAAANWIAGFGRGPMPPTLLGIRQNGHAASRRLLGMDEVKGEKQLGRMFYAITLLFLLLWSPYIVACYWRVFVKACAVPHRYLATAVWMSFAQAAVNPIVCFLLNKDLKKCLRTHAPCWGTGGAPAPREPYCVM; from the coding sequence ATGGCCAACACCACTGGAGAGCCCGAAGAGGTGAGCGGCACACTCTCCCTGCCATCAGCATCGGCTTATGTGAAGCTAGTGCTGCTGGGACTGATCATGTGTGTAAGCCTGGCAGGCAATGCCATCTTGTCCCTGCTGGTGCTCAAGGAGCGTGCCCTGCACAAAGCTCCTTACTACTTTCTGCTGGACCTGTGCCTAGCCGATGGCATACGCTCTGCCATCTGCTTCCCCTTTGTACTGGCTTCTGTGCGCCATGGCTCCTCATGGACCTTCAGTGCACTCAGCTGTAAGATTGTGGCCTTTATGGCTGTGCTCTTTTGCTTCCATGCGGCCTTCATGCTGTTCTGCATCAGCGTCACCCGCTACATGGCCATCGCCCACCACCGCTTCTATGCCAAGCGCATGACACTCTGGACATGCGCAGCTGTCATCTGCATGGCCTGGACCTTGTCTGTGGCCATGGCTTTCCCACCTGTCTTTGATGTGGGCACCTACAAGTTTATCCGAGAGGAGGACCAATGCATCTTTGAGCATCGCTACTTCAAAGCAAATGACACACTGGGCTTTATGCTTATGTTGGCTGTGCTCATGGCAGCCACACATGCTGTCTATGGCAAGCTGTTACTCTTCGAGTATCGTCACCGCAAGATGAAGCCAGTGCAGATGGTGCCAGCCATCAGCCAAAACTGGACATTCCATGGCCCTGGGGCTACTGGCCAGGCTGCTGCCAACTGGATCGCTGGCTTTGGCCGTGGGCCCATGCCACCAACTCTGTTGGGTATCCGGCAGAATGGGCATGCAGCTAGCCGGCGGCTACTGGGCATGGACGAGGTCAAGGGTGAAAAGCAGCTAGGCCGAATGTTCTACGCGATTACACTGCTCTTCTTGCTCCTCTGGTCACCATACATTGTGGCCTGCTACTGGCGAGTGTTTGTGAAAGCCTGCGCTGTGCCCCACCGCTACCTGGCCACTGCTGTTTGGATGAGCTTCGCCCAGGCTGCTGTCAACCCAATCGTCTGCTTCCTGCTTAACAAGGACCTCAAGAAGTGCCTGAGGACTCATGCCCCTTGCTGGGGCACAGGAGGTGCCCCAGCTCCCAGAGAACCCTACTGTGTCATGTGA